DNA from Pelodiscus sinensis isolate JC-2024 chromosome 1, ASM4963464v1, whole genome shotgun sequence:
cgctgctgctttaaagcaccccctctccttcttccccctccccctcactgcctctttctgatagaggtagcaaggggggagaagcgactagtcaactagcctgtcaattctccgataagcttttgcttatcagatagtcgatgaGTCATTCATATCCCTAATACATAGTCCTGCTTTGAGTGCAAGGGATGGGACCAGaaaacctcttgaggtcccttccatgcCTATGATTTTATGTCCAGTATCTTTTCACCCTTGAATTTAAGATTTTCTTCAGAGTCTCCATCAGACCGCTACCTTCTCCATCAGCCTTTCCTAAAGATTAATTTCTCCTAGGACATCTACAAGAAATTAACTGACTGATCGTCTGGATGGGACTTGGACTGTATGCTTTATTCCTCTCCCCTATTCTTTGTCTTGTTTATCTCTTAGATTGAGATCTTATGGACAGTCCCTGCTCCTTACCTTCAGACCATGCTTAGCACACTTTGTGGTGCTTACTCACCGCAAATAAAATCCTTTGTTCTGAGCCACATCAGCAACCTTCAGATGCTTATTAGGATGATTGGCCCTTTCTCCCAGTGACAGAGTGTGGAGGcaattgagtacaggcagtccccgacttacgcggatccgacttatgtcggatccgcacttacgaacggggcttttctcgccccggagctcacaggcagcgggtcaccgcccgtgtcctccggggcaagaaaagcttctcccggtctccctggtctgctgggggggtccagcaaagccgctggacccccccagcaaaccagggacacccgagcaaagccgccgcctgggcagctttgctcgtttgcccgggagcaaagccgctcaggcggcgggagtcctgctgcctgggtggctttgctcccggcaaacgagcaaagccgcccaggcggcggctttgctcgggtgtccctggtctgctgggggggtccagcggctttgctggaccccccccccccccagcagaccagggagacaggagcaaagccacacgggcggcagggtccctccgcctgtgcggctttgctcgggtctccctggtctgctgggggggagggggtgcagctagtgcgcgttcccccccctcccccagcagaccaggcttttgttgcgggacgccttgggtagagcagctggggtgctgctgggttggtcctgtgggaacctacggggcagcgctccagctgttctgtcccaggctccagattcagcagctgttgaaactgatcaggctgattccaggaagctgggggcagagcaactctgcctcaggcttcctgtagtcagcccctggtcagtttcagtggcagaagctgaatctggagccagttccgacttacttaaattcaacttaagaacaaacctatagtccctatcttgtacgtaacccggggactgcctgtatagcgtTAGAATCTCTGGTCCCTTTCCTTTGTGCTCCTCTTTCAAGGGAGCATGTCAAGGAAATGCTCATGGCTTGTCTACACATCCCGCTCTGCTGTAATGCTTGGGGAGAATGCTTCTTATGACTGAAGCACTTCTCCTGTCATTGTAGGTACTCCGCCTCCCCAACAGATGCTGGCTGTGACTAGAGGAGAATTTCTCCCGTAGATGTAAcactgtctacactagggatgtgaaaatgtaactgtGGACATGTTTAACCAATGAGCCTGCGCTCATTGATTATCCTtcacggttacacacaggctcccagtacatgtggggagctgcctgcctgcctcccctccccttcactgctgcctttgtatccgaggcagcagtgtggagggaggctgggggagaagggggaggcgggagctgcctgccctccctacCCCCTGCGTATAACTACTgacattttcagcggttacacatttactgggttaaatgcattttaacattccttaGGTCAGTTTGTGTcgcttgggggcggggaggggagggaattttCCACATCCCTGAGCTATGTAGTTCTGCTGACAGAAATCTGTAGTGTAAACCAAGTCTCACACTCCCCCAAAGTACAGTCTTTGGTAAGTCCTAGAACGTGACCAGCTGCCCTGTGCTAACTTCCCTTGTTTGTGGAGGAGCCATTCATGGTGATTGACAGTATCACTCTACAGACAGTCTGCTGTTCCTTTCCTATGACTCTGAACTCCTTGGTTTGCAGCTTTCATTGCTGCTGAATGTAAACCGGCAGCTTGTGTATCTCTCTCAAAGATGATGCAAGTGTCATGGTTGCCATCTTGCCACATGCATAAAgtgtgggttcccaaactgggcggtgtgaagaaattccgggggggcggaggggagcaaGACGATCCAGCCCACCCCCccttctcaacaagttttgctgggggtgggaggggagcatgAGAGttaatcaaaaagggggcgtgatgccaaaaagtttgggaaccactgcattagagATTGAACCGAGGACCTCCACAGCTAAAGCAGGAGCTGCTACAACTTGAAATAAATAGTATGGGGCTGTAATAGGTATGGAGGAAAACTTCTGGCAGCTGTCCTCCACTGGGTTACCTAAGTATGAGGGTCCTGTGTATTTTTTTTCATGTAAATGTTAACTTGTGTACAAACGAGGTGTAGCTCTCTGGCTCCTGACAGGGTGCCTCTAATGTGGCTTTGTCACCCTATGCTGAGGTGCTCCCAGTTCAAGGCTTGGCATATCTCATGTCATCTCTGACTCcattcttctctctcccccaccaccgCAGGCTCGGGCCCAAGCGGAGGCCCTACATATTGGGGATGTACACTTCTCTGTCAAGCCTGGCTCTAGCACTTCGTCACCCAAGCTGCATTCCAGCGCTGCAGTGCATCGGCTCAAGAAAGACATCCGTCGATGCCATCGCATGTCCCGACGCCCTCTTccccgcccagacccccagaATGgcgggggtgtgggtgggggggctggcataCGTCCTCCAGTGTCACCTTTCTCGGAGACCGTCCGCATCATCAACCGCAAGGTGAAGCCTCGTGAGCCCAAACGCAGCCGCATCATCCTCAACCTGAAGGTCATTGACAAGGGTGGAAAGGCtgcgagtgggggagggggcctggcccgGCCAAAGGTCCCCTCACGAAACCGCGTCATCGGCAAGAGTAAGAAGTTCAGCGAGAGCATCCTCCGCACCCAGATACGCCACATGAAGTTCGGCAACTTCTCGCTGTACAATAAGCCGTCCACTGCACCAGCCACGTCTCTGGAGGGCAAGATGGAGGCAGGGGGCTCACAAGGTGCCTCCTGTGGGTTGATCATGGGCTCCACCCCCTACGATGCCCACAGCTCCAGCTCCTCTGGCTGTCCCTCCCCTACCCCTCACTCCTCCTCCGACCCAGACGATTCTCCCCCAAAGCTGCTCCCTGAGACCCTAAGCCCTGCCATTCCTGACTGGCGTGAGTCGGAGGTCCTTGACCTGTCGATCCCACCAGAATCAGCAGCCACCAGCAAGCGCTCTCCCCCTGGGGGATGTGCTGGGGGCCAGACGCCCTCATCATCCCTCTCCTCTTCTGACCCGGAGCAGGAGGCTGGCGACTGGCGCCCTGAGATGTCCCCCTGCTCCAATGTGGTAGTCACAGATGTCACTAGCAACCTCCTGACTGTCACCATCAAGGAGTTCTGCAATGCAGAGGATTTTGAGAaggtggcagtgggagggggaggaggaggaggtggtggcagCAAGTGAGAAGCTGGATCTCTGcttcagggggtgggggaggctctgctgCAAGAAGTCATGGTGTGAATGGCTGTTGTTAGttttctcctgctctccccccttccctggttctttttctttctgctcAGAGACTGGGGTGGGAGTTGGAGGGCAGAGGTGTCTGAAGTTCACAGATGTCAGAGCTGTGAGGGGTTGAGCTGGAGGATGCTCATTTGTCTTCAAAGAACATAGTCTCAAGTCGGGGGGGGACACAGAGGTGTGTATGTTGGGGCTGGGTAGGGAAGGattcctccccctctccatcATTTGTATAGGGGAGCTCTTGCTATTGGAGAGATGCATAAGGCATTTGAAAGGGGCTGTGCCCCCTCTAccttccccctctgctctgcactgTGTACACACTCTCTTCCAGTTCTTCACCTCACCTTCTTCCAGGGCAGCTTTGATCCTTTCCTCTCTCCATGGCATGGATTGGCTGTCTCTTACGATCCAGCTTCAGTAGCTCTGGCTGTATCTTTGGGAAAGGGACACTATCGAAGCAGGGAGAGATCAGAAGGTAAAGCATCAGGGCTAAAATGAGACTGCAATGGA
Protein-coding regions in this window:
- the CBX6 gene encoding chromobox protein homolog 6 isoform X1; protein product: MELSAVGERVFAAESIIKRRIRKGRIEYLVKWKGWAIKYSTWEPEENILDSRLIAAFEQKERERELYGPKKRGPKPKTFLLKARAQAEALHIGDVHFSVKPGSSTSSPKLHSSAAVHRLKKDIRRCHRMSRRPLPRPDPQNGGGVGGGAGIRPPVSPFSETVRIINRKVKPREPKRSRIILNLKVIDKGGKAASGGGGLARPKVPSRNRVIGKSKKFSESILRTQIRHMKFGNFSLYNKPSTAPATSLEGKMEAGGSQGASCGLIMGSTPYDAHSSSSSGCPSPTPHSSSDPDDSPPKLLPETLSPAIPDWRESEVLDLSIPPESAATSKRSPPGGCAGGQTPSSSLSSSDPEQEAGDWRPEMSPCSNVVVTDVTSNLLTVTIKEFCNAEDFEKVAVGGGGGGGGGSK
- the CBX6 gene encoding chromobox protein homolog 6 isoform X2, giving the protein MELSAVGERVFAAESIIKRRIRKGRIEYLVKWKGWAIKYSTWEPEENILDSRLIAAFEQKERERELYGPKKRGPKPKTFLLKPGSSTSSPKLHSSAAVHRLKKDIRRCHRMSRRPLPRPDPQNGGGVGGGAGIRPPVSPFSETVRIINRKVKPREPKRSRIILNLKVIDKGGKAASGGGGLARPKVPSRNRVIGKSKKFSESILRTQIRHMKFGNFSLYNKPSTAPATSLEGKMEAGGSQGASCGLIMGSTPYDAHSSSSSGCPSPTPHSSSDPDDSPPKLLPETLSPAIPDWRESEVLDLSIPPESAATSKRSPPGGCAGGQTPSSSLSSSDPEQEAGDWRPEMSPCSNVVVTDVTSNLLTVTIKEFCNAEDFEKVAVGGGGGGGGGSK